GCTGCACATGGCCCTCAAGGCATCGCGGCTGCACGGCTGAAGAGGGGGCCGGCCCCCGGGGTCCCTAGGGGGTCTCCCCGATACCGGGGCGGCCGCAGGTCACCTACCGTCGCGAACAGCGCTGACTAGGAGGCCGGATGAAGGCGATCGTCCAAGACAGGTACGGCTCGTCCGAGGTGCTGGAGTTCAGGGAGGTCGACCGGCCGGTCCCCAAGGACGGCGAGGTGCTCGTACGGGTCCGCGCGGCCTCGGTGAACGCCCGTGACTGGCACGTCATGCGCGGCGATCCGTACGTGGCGCGCCTGGCGTTCGGGCTGAGGAGACCGAAGCGGCGGATGCGGATCCAGGGCGGTGACTTCGCAGGCGTGGTGGAAGCCGTCGGCAAGGACGTGACCCGGGTGCGTCCCGGTGACGAGGTGTACGGCGAGGCCGACGGGGCGTTCGCCGAGTACCTGTGCGCCCCGCAGGGCGTACTGGGGCCGAAGCCGGCCAACCTGAGCTTCGAGCAGGCCGCCGCGGTGCCGCTGGCCGGGAACACCGCGCTGATGGGCCTGCGCGACGTGGGGAAGGTGGGTCCGGGGCAGCACGTCCTGGTCAACGGCGCCTCGGGCGGAGTGGGGACGTTCGCGGTGCAGATCGCGAAGGCGCTCGGCGCGGAGGTGACGGGCGTCTGCAGTACGCGCAACGTGGACCTGGTCCGCTCGCTCGGCGCGGACCACGTCGTCGACTACACCCGGGAGGACTTCACCCGCACGGGCGCCCGGTACGACCTGGTCTTCGACCTGGTGGGCAACCGCACGCTGGCCGACTGCCGGCGGGCGCTGAATCCGACGGGGATGCTGATCCTGGCCGGCGGCGGCGTGTCCGAGGGGGGCAGCGTCTTCGGCCCGACGGGCCTCCTCATCCGAGGGACGGTCATGTCCCGCTTCGGCGGTGGCGGGCGGATCCACGTCCTGACGACGGCACCGAGCACGGACAACCTGGCGGCGCTGCGCGAGCTCGTCGAGCGCGGGGACGTCACCCCGGCCGTCGACCGGACCTACCCGCTGAGCGAGGCCGCCGAGGCCGTCCGCTACCTCGAAGTGGAGCACGCCGGCGCCAAGGTGGTCATCACCGTTTGACGGGGCTTCAGCCCCGCCGGGGCCCCTGCCCGAGCGGTGCGCCGCTCTCGGCGTCGATGACGATCCGCGCGCCCACCGGCCGGGTCAGGGTGACGGGGACGCTCTGGTGCCGCAGCGCGAGGTCGCAGGCCTCCCCCGCGCCGAGCTCCTTGCCGGGCAGGATCCGTCCGGCGAGGACCACGGTGTCCACGCCTTCGAGGACGTCGACGGCGACCCCTCCGTCGCAGCTCCCGTGGCCCGCCGTCACCTCGAAGGAGGTCGCCTCCGGGGAGCCGGCCGAGTGGCCGGAAAGCGGGGCCGTGCCGTCCGCGAAGGCGCCGAGCGGCTCGATCGGGGGCGCGGGCAGTTCCTGCGCCCGGATCGCGATCCGGGCCAGCGGGGTGTCGTAGCCCTCGACGGTGAACAGCCACGCGGGCACCCTGGCCCGGCCGCGGCTGGTGGGCACGGTGGTCTCGCCGAAGCGGACGGCCGTGACGGACAGGGGGCGTTCGCCGCCCGCGGGGGCCTTCGCCCGGTCGATCTGCCCGTACGCCTCCTGCGCGCCCAGCAGCGGAAGGGCGAGCTCGCCGCCGTCGGGCCAGCGGATCGGGGTGGCGGGCGGCAGGTCGGCGGGCAGGGTGGTGCGCAGCACGAAGTGCCCGTTCACGGCGGCGGCCTTGTCCTCGCCCGAGCGAAATCCGCCCGACGGTGCCCAGTCCTGTTCGCCCAGCGGATGGAAGCCCTCCCGCCACTGCCGGAGGGCGGCCGAGCCCTCCCAGGCCGCGGCCACCCGCTCCATGCGCGGCCGGGTGTCGACGGGAGCGGCGCGTTCGGCCCGTCCCCCCGGCGTCGTGCCGCATCCGGCCACCAGCACCGCCGTCGCCACCAGCCCGCACAGCGCCGCCGTCCCGGCCCGCGTTCCCGCTCTCATCCGGCTCCCCCCTCGCCTCGGGCCCGCAGGCCGATCCGGGGGTGGGACGGGGACCTCCCGGCGGCGGTTCCCGCTCCGCTTATTCCGGGTCCGCGACCGGGTCCGCGACCGGGTCCGGCTGGTCCCCCCGGCCCGGCTGCTCCCCCCGCCCCGGCTCCGGCTCCGCCCTCGTCCCCGGGCCCGCCATCGCCGCGGCGGCGGCCGCCCTCATGCCCTCGGTGAACTCCTCCGCCGTCGCCGCCGACTTCGGGTCGAACAGCCACTGGATCATCAGGCCGTTCAGCAGTGCCTGGTAGAAGCCGCCGAGCGTCCGCTCCTCCCGTTCGGTGATCTCCTCCTCGGGGGTCCCGGTGAGCATCGCGATCAGACCGCGCCGCCCCTCGGCCTGGGAGGCCGCGAGCATCGCCCGCAGGTCGGGCATCCGGTCGCGGGCCAGCGCGACCTCCAGGCTGGCCGCCCAGACCGGACCGGCTTCGTCCCGGTGGGCGAGGAAGCCCTCCCAGACCGCGCGGAACCGTTCCAGCGAGCCGCCCTCCCCCTCCACGCCCTCCTGGAAGACCGCGCCCAGCTCCTGCATCAGGGCGATGAAGGCCTCGGTGAGCAGCGCGTCCTTCGAGCCGTAGTGGTAGCCGATGGAGGCCAGGTTCGCCCCGGAAGCCTTGACGACGTCTCGCGCCGTGGTGCGCACGAAACCCTTCTCGACCAGGCACTTCTTGGCGCCCTCAAGCAGATCTTCACGATGTCCCATGGCGTCACCGTAGCAAGACGACCGTCATAGACGGAAGTTCAAGACGGGCGTTCTATACAGACGTCATAGACAAACGTTTATGACGTCTGTACATTGCTTCTCATGACGAACCCCAGCGCCACCGTGCGACTCGCCGGCCGCCGCGAATGGACCGCGTTCACGGTCCTCCTGCTGCCCCTCCTCCTGGTCTCGATGGACGTCTCCGTCCTCTACTTCGCCATCCCCGCCATCACCGAGCAGCTGGACCCGAGCGCCACCCAGCAGCTCTGGATCTTCGACAGCTACGCCTTCGCCCTCTCCGGCCTGCTGATCACCATGGGTTCGCTCGGCGACCGGATCGGCCGCCGCAAGCTGCTGCTGATCGGCGCGGCCGCCTTCGGCCTCGCCTCGATCGGCGCCGCGTACGCCACCAGCGCGGAGATGCTGATCGCGGCCCGCGTGCTGCTCGGCATCGGCGGCGCCACCCTGATGCCCTCCACGCTGGCGCTCATCCGCAACCTCTTCCAGGACGACAAGCAGCGCGGCAAGGCCATCGCCATCTGGTCCGGCGCCATGACCGGCGGCATCGCCCTCGGCTCGGTCCTCAGCGGTGTGATGCTGAACCACTTCCACTGGGGCTCCGTCTTCCTCGTCAACGTGCCCGCGATGCTGCTCCTGCTGGTCCTGGTCCCCGTGCTGGTCCCCGAGTTCAAGGACCCGGCCCCCGGCCGCTTCGACCTGCTGTCCGTCCCGCTGTCCATGGCCGCCGTACTGCCGGTCGTCTACGGGCTCAAGGAGATCGCCGCAGAGGGCTTCGAGCCCCTCTACCTCGGCTGCCTGCTGGCCGGCCTGGCCATCGGCTACGTCTTCGTCCGCCGCCAGCGCACCCGTGCCGACGCGATGGTCAGCCGGACACTGTTCCGGGGCCGCGGTTTCGGGGCGGGCGTCGGCCTCAACACGATCGCCGCCTTCGTCATGATGGGCTCGGCCTACTTCACCACCCAGTACCTGCAGTCCGTGCTCGGCATGGGCACCCTGGAAGCCGCGCTGTGGAGCCTCGCCCCCTCGGTCTTCATCGGCGCCGCCGCCCCGGCCTCCGCCGCCCTCGCCCAGAAGGTGGACCGGGCGTACGTCATCGCCGGCGGATTCGTCCTCGCCGCCGCCGGATTCGCGCTGATGGCCCTGGTCGGCACCGACTCGCTGTGGCTGCTGCT
This genomic window from Streptomyces sp. NBC_01351 contains:
- a CDS encoding MFS transporter — encoded protein: MTNPSATVRLAGRREWTAFTVLLLPLLLVSMDVSVLYFAIPAITEQLDPSATQQLWIFDSYAFALSGLLITMGSLGDRIGRRKLLLIGAAAFGLASIGAAYATSAEMLIAARVLLGIGGATLMPSTLALIRNLFQDDKQRGKAIAIWSGAMTGGIALGSVLSGVMLNHFHWGSVFLVNVPAMLLLLVLVPVLVPEFKDPAPGRFDLLSVPLSMAAVLPVVYGLKEIAAEGFEPLYLGCLLAGLAIGYVFVRRQRTRADAMVSRTLFRGRGFGAGVGLNTIAAFVMMGSAYFTTQYLQSVLGMGTLEAALWSLAPSVFIGAAAPASAALAQKVDRAYVIAGGFVLAAAGFALMALVGTDSLWLLLTGAGVLACGIVTVMSLVSDMALASAPAEKAGSAASLLETGQEFGGALGMAVLGSLGTAVYRSDLAGADPAVRETLGGAAAVAHRMGGEAGEQLLALAREAFVHGMQYAAWGGAALLLGAALLATALMRGITAPAPAAAEPAGTPAAPVNEPTYN
- a CDS encoding NAD(P)-dependent alcohol dehydrogenase, whose amino-acid sequence is MKAIVQDRYGSSEVLEFREVDRPVPKDGEVLVRVRAASVNARDWHVMRGDPYVARLAFGLRRPKRRMRIQGGDFAGVVEAVGKDVTRVRPGDEVYGEADGAFAEYLCAPQGVLGPKPANLSFEQAAAVPLAGNTALMGLRDVGKVGPGQHVLVNGASGGVGTFAVQIAKALGAEVTGVCSTRNVDLVRSLGADHVVDYTREDFTRTGARYDLVFDLVGNRTLADCRRALNPTGMLILAGGGVSEGGSVFGPTGLLIRGTVMSRFGGGGRIHVLTTAPSTDNLAALRELVERGDVTPAVDRTYPLSEAAEAVRYLEVEHAGAKVVITV
- a CDS encoding TetR/AcrR family transcriptional regulator; the encoded protein is MGHREDLLEGAKKCLVEKGFVRTTARDVVKASGANLASIGYHYGSKDALLTEAFIALMQELGAVFQEGVEGEGGSLERFRAVWEGFLAHRDEAGPVWAASLEVALARDRMPDLRAMLAASQAEGRRGLIAMLTGTPEEEITEREERTLGGFYQALLNGLMIQWLFDPKSAATAEEFTEGMRAAAAAAMAGPGTRAEPEPGRGEQPGRGDQPDPVADPVADPE